One Skermanella sp. TT6 genomic window, GAGGCGAGCCAGGAGGTGACGAAGCAGTTCGACTACCTGCGTGCCCAGGTCAAGCAGTTCCTCAACGACATGCGCGCCGCGTAGAGATGTGCCCGATCAGGTTGAACCGCTCCGTTCCTCTCGCCGCACCGTGTTGCGCCATGGGCGCAACCTACGGCTCGATGCAGGGCGGAAGTGATGCGGGCCGGCGATCGTAGGTTGCGCCCATGGCGCAACGCATCGGTTCGGCTGCCCCGGGGCGGATGGACCTGATCGGGTACCGCTCTAGCCGCGGCGCGCCTCATCCCCCGTCTCAGCGCCCGCCTCGACCGATGACCCGGTGCAAGGTGCTCGACAGGGCGTTCTTGATCCTCCGCTGCGCCCTGTTGGACCAGCGCTGCTCATAGGCACGCTTGCGCTCCAGCCGCGCGGTCGGCTTGTCCAGGTTCCAGGGATAATCGACCGCCACCACCGGCTCCGGCTTCTGCACGGCGAACAGCAGCGAATAGACCTTGCGGGGCTGGCTCGACAGATTCGGCCCGGCATAGTGAAGCGTGCGGCTGTGATGGATCGAGACGGAGCCCTTTCGCATCGGGACCGTCACGGCCTTGTCCAGATCGACCCCGACCGCCTCCAGGCCCTCGATCCGCTTGTCGTCGCGGTAGTTGCGGTGCGTCAGCATCGGCCCGGTGTGGCTCTGCGGGACGAAGGTCAGGCAGCCGTTCTCCTCGTCCACGTCCTGCAGGGGCAGCCAGATCGTGATGTTCTCCACATGGCTCCCGGCCCGGTGGAACGCCTGGTCCTGGTGCCAGGGGGTGGCGGATTCGGGGTGCGGCGGCTTGCTGATCGCGTGGTCGAACGAGAAGCGGGCATCGGCGCCGAGCAGGGCCTTCGCGACCGCCTCGGCATTGGCCCAGAACACCGTTCGCAGAAGTTCCGGCGCGTACTTGGCGGGGTGGAGCAGTTGGGGCAGCTTGAACTCGTCGCCCTGGTCAAGCCCCGCGATGTCGTAGAAGTCGCCCTCCTTCCAACCGGCACGGGTCCGGAACAATCTCTGGAAGGAACGATCGATCTCGTCGACCTGGGCCACGTCGATGAAGTCGGGGATCGTCAGGTACCCTTCCTTCCAGAAAGTGTCGATCTGATGCTTGCTGAGCGCCACCCGGGGCTGGCGCTTCACCAGGTTCCAGCGCATGTCGAATGGGAGCGTCTTATCGAGAACCACGTCGAGGACGGTCAATTCGATCTCCGAACGATACTAATTACAGTTGATCCGATGCCGTTATCTTCCACGCTGAGGTAATGAAAATCATTCCGGAAGTTGTTCTAATCCGAGGTCGCGGCGCAGGAACCCCCGGACACGCCGCCCTGGGCGCAAAGGTCGCGCCGGCCGGGTAGGCAAATCGGATTGCGACAGGGATCCGTCCGATCCATCACCTTCTCCGGTTGGTATCCCATTGGAGGTCGGACCAACGCCGGTCGGGCGGAGGACTTCACCGATGCGCGTCGAGGAGGAATGAGCCGGAAACTCGGGCCGCATGTCTCGTGCCGCCGGTGACCGGCTCGTGGCTTTCGGCGGAGCAGGGGGCCGTAGGTCGGTTTCGGCCAAAGGCCGACGCCGGCACTCCCGCGAGTGGACGAACACTACCGTGCAGGAACTCCAAGGATTTCCCCGTTCCCTGAACTCCGTTCCGTCCGATCGTATTTGTTCTTGTTTTGTTCATAAGATCCCGATAAATTTAGACATCCTCCGCTTCCGCTCAAGGTCCGCCGCCATGCAACCAGCCCCCCCTTCCTCATCCACCCCGGTGATCCGCCTGACCGCCCGCCAGGAGGCGTTCTGCCAAGCCATGGCCGAGAATGTCGGCGGGGCGGAGGCGGCCCGGCGGGCGGGGTATTCGCCGAACGGGGCGAAGCAGCGCGGAGCCTTCCTGATGACCCGGCCGGAGATCCGCATCCGGGTCGATCAACTCCGCGCCGCCCGCAACGGCAGCCACCAGTCCGACCTGGAGGAGGCGGCGGAGACCGTCAAGACCATCATCGCCGAGGCCATGGACAGGAAGTCGCTGTCGCTCGCCCTGCGCGCGGTCGAATTGCGGCTCAAGCTGCGCGGCGTGATCCGGGACAAGCGGATTCCCCACCACTATGTCAGCGACGCCCCGCATCCCGACGCCGACCTGGAGCAGCTGGATTTCGACCCGGCCGAGGATGACGACGCCCCCGCTGCCGAGATGCCGGCCGAGGCCCCGGAAGAGGCCGCGTCAGAGGCCCCGGCCGAAACAGTGACCTCCGATAGTGACCCTGCGCCGGCCCCCGCCGGCGCCGGGCGGCCGACGTCGGCAAACCCCACGCAAAAGCCCTTCCGCCACCGCGAGCGGGGCGGCGGCCCGGGCCGCGAAGGGCACCGGGACCGCCGCGCCGCTTAAACAGGCCCCGCCGCGCCCCGCAGCACCTCAGAACTTGTAGCGCAGCGACGCCGCGATGATGTCGACGCTGCCCTCGCTCACGGCGCGGGTGTTGGTGGACAGGGCCGCGACGGCGCCGGGCTGGGTGGTGTTGATGTCGGCGTCGTCGATGATGATGTGGGTATAGGCCACGTCCACGACGAAGCTCTCCGACAGGGCGTAGGAGGCGCCGGCGCTCAGCCAGTAGCGGTCGGCGTCCGGCGTCCGGGTCGAGCGGAAATTGTCCACCGTCGGGGTCTCGTCGTACTGGAAGCCGCCGCGGACCGTCCACGCATCGTTGATCTGGTACTGGGCGCCGACGGCCAGCGAGAAGGTGTCCTCGTAGTTCTGGCCGACGACCTGGTCGGGCAGTCCTGGGCGCTTGACGCGGATCTCCTCGAAGTTGCTCCAGCCGTACCAGTTGTACTCCGCCATCAGCGTCAGCTTCGGGGTCAGTTCGTGGACGACGCCGACCGCGATGATGTCGGGCAGGTTGAGGTCGGCGGTGCCGGAAGAGGTGTTGAACGTGGTGCCGGCCCGGCTCAGCTGCACGTCGCCGTCAAGCGTGTGCTCGATCTGGGACCGGTAATGGATGCCGATCCGCGTGGTCGGGATCGGTTCGAACAGCACACCCACATTGTAGCCGAAGGTCCAGTCGTCGCCCTCCACCTTGGAGATGATGTCCGGGCCGGTCCCGGTGAACACCGCGTTGGTCAGCTTGGCGTCGGCATACTGGATGTCGATGCCGCCGCCGATCGAGATCCAGTCGTTCACCCGGTACGCGACGCTGGGTGCGATGTTGAGGGTCAGCAGGTCCGTCTCGATCGAGTCGTAGCGGCCGAACCAGTTCGCATCGTACTTGTTGGCGAGGCCGAACGGGGCGGAGACGCCCAGGCCCACCCACAGGTCCCGGTCCATCAGCGGATAGGCGAAATAAGCGTTCGGCACCGGCGTCGGGTCATAGGGATTGCCGCCGTCGTTGCCGACGATCGGGCGGGTCAGCGCCCCGGCGGGAGTCTGGACGGTCGCGGTCGAGCCGCGGTTCTCCAGGTCGGCGCGCGGGATCAGCAGGTGGACGCCGGCGGTCGCCTCGGGCCCTTCCAGCCGGGTCATCCCGGCGGGGTTGAAGAAGATGGTGCTGGCGTCCTCGCTGATCGCGGACTCGCCGGCGAAAGCGCGGCCCAGCCCGGTGACGCTCTGCTCCTTGATGTAGAAGCCGGCGGCCTGGACGGCCTGGGTGCCGGCGAGCAGGGCGATCGCCGAGGTGGCGGCCAGGATCGACGCCGTCGCACGTCCCGGGAAGCGCTTGATGGGGTTCATTGGGTGTCTTCTCCCGATTGATTCTTTCTTCCGCGGATCGTTGATCTTTCCCGCGGATATGGGAGAAAGGGGTACTAACAGTTTACGTAAACGTCAAGCTCCCCGTGCAAGGAGGGAGACGAAGCGCCCGCAGGTGTGGCGCTTCGCCTACACTGGCCCGACACGGCGGGCCGGCGTCACCCCTGTCCGGTCACGTAGCCGCGCAGGGTCTCCACCTCGAGTTCGGTCTCGTCCAGCCGCTGCTTGACCACGTCGCCGATGCTGATCATGCCCAGCAGCTTGCCGTCCTCGACCACGGGAAGGTGGCGGAAGCGCCGGGTGGTCATGACGGTCATGATCTCGGCGATGGTATCGGAGGGGGAGCACTGCTGCACGTTGCGGGTCATGACCTCATCGACCCGCCGGTTCAGCGTGTCGGCGCCGAACCTG contains:
- a CDS encoding phytanoyl-CoA dioxygenase family protein, with the translated sequence MTVLDVVLDKTLPFDMRWNLVKRQPRVALSKHQIDTFWKEGYLTIPDFIDVAQVDEIDRSFQRLFRTRAGWKEGDFYDIAGLDQGDEFKLPQLLHPAKYAPELLRTVFWANAEAVAKALLGADARFSFDHAISKPPHPESATPWHQDQAFHRAGSHVENITIWLPLQDVDEENGCLTFVPQSHTGPMLTHRNYRDDKRIEGLEAVGVDLDKAVTVPMRKGSVSIHHSRTLHYAGPNLSSQPRKVYSLLFAVQKPEPVVAVDYPWNLDKPTARLERKRAYEQRWSNRAQRRIKNALSSTLHRVIGRGGR
- a CDS encoding OmpP1/FadL family transporter: MNPIKRFPGRATASILAATSAIALLAGTQAVQAAGFYIKEQSVTGLGRAFAGESAISEDASTIFFNPAGMTRLEGPEATAGVHLLIPRADLENRGSTATVQTPAGALTRPIVGNDGGNPYDPTPVPNAYFAYPLMDRDLWVGLGVSAPFGLANKYDANWFGRYDSIETDLLTLNIAPSVAYRVNDWISIGGGIDIQYADAKLTNAVFTGTGPDIISKVEGDDWTFGYNVGVLFEPIPTTRIGIHYRSQIEHTLDGDVQLSRAGTTFNTSSGTADLNLPDIIAVGVVHELTPKLTLMAEYNWYGWSNFEEIRVKRPGLPDQVVGQNYEDTFSLAVGAQYQINDAWTVRGGFQYDETPTVDNFRSTRTPDADRYWLSAGASYALSESFVVDVAYTHIIIDDADINTTQPGAVAALSTNTRAVSEGSVDIIAASLRYKF
- a CDS encoding CBS domain-containing protein, which produces MHVAAVIKRKGSSVVSIAPERTIGEAANLLTENRIGAVLVMDDNEGIRGIISERDIIRALTRFGADTLNRRVDEVMTRNVQQCSPSDTIAEIMTVMTTRRFRHLPVVEDGKLLGMISIGDVVKQRLDETELEVETLRGYVTGQG
- a CDS encoding terminase small subunit, which codes for MQPAPPSSSTPVIRLTARQEAFCQAMAENVGGAEAARRAGYSPNGAKQRGAFLMTRPEIRIRVDQLRAARNGSHQSDLEEAAETVKTIIAEAMDRKSLSLALRAVELRLKLRGVIRDKRIPHHYVSDAPHPDADLEQLDFDPAEDDDAPAAEMPAEAPEEAASEAPAETVTSDSDPAPAPAGAGRPTSANPTQKPFRHRERGGGPGREGHRDRRAA